A single region of the Cucumis melo cultivar AY chromosome 3, USDA_Cmelo_AY_1.0, whole genome shotgun sequence genome encodes:
- the LOC103496441 gene encoding probable protein S-acyltransferase 15 isoform X1, with protein sequence MNMKKFISIPIFSVLSLMGFVYYITVFIFIQDWTGLLTSPGLINSFIFTSLASLCLFSFAVCVLTDPGSVPSSYLPDFEESAGSGHDAKNSALQMKQCEKCNTYKPPRAHHCRVCRRCVLRMDHHCLWINNCVGYWNYKSFFVLVSYGTLASLYSTFIILSCAFQKNWNLEGTLPLKIFYVICAVMMISLSSTLGTLLGWHVYLIIRNMTTIEYYEGIRAAWLARKSGQSYQHPFDISAYKNMTLVLGPNILKWAWPTSVGHLKDGLSFPTLRDTS encoded by the exons ATGAACATGAAGAAATTCATATCAATTCCCATTTTTTCTGTGTTATCCTTGATGGGTTTTGTGTATTACATTACGGTTTTCATTTTCATCCAGGATTGGACTGGTTTGCTCACCTCTCCCGGTTTAATTAACTCTTTCATTTTCACTTCCTTGGCTTCCCTTTGCCTGTTCTCTTTCGCTGTTTGTGTTCTTACCGACCCTGGTTCCGTACCTTCTTCCTATTTGCCTGATTTTGAAGAAAGCGCTGGCTCGGGTCATGATGCCAAGAATTCC GCTTTACAGATGAAGCAGTGTGAAAAGTGTAACACCTACAAGCCTCCAAGGGCCCATCATTGTCGAGTTTGCAGAAGGTGTGTTTTGAGGATG GATCATCATTGTTTGTGGATAAACAACTGTGTTGGTTATTGGAACTACAAGTCCTTTTTTGTTCTTGTCTCCTATGGGACTTTGGCAAGCTTATATTCTACG TTCATAATTTTGAGCTGTGCATTTCAAAAGAACTGGAATTTAGAGGGAACGCTTCCTTTAAAGATTTTCTAT GTTATTTGTGCAGTGATGATGATCTCCTTGAGCTCGACTCTTGGAACTCTTTTGGGCTGGCATGTCTACCTCATCATTCGAAACATGACAACTATAGAG TATTACGAAGGAATACGTGCAGCATGGTTGGCTAGAAAATCTGGACAGAGCTACCAGCACCCATTCGATATCAGTGCTTATAAAAATATGACCTTG GTCTTAGGTCCAAACATTCTGAAATGGGCATGGCCTACTTCAGTCGGCCATCTAAAAGATGGACTCAGTTTCCCAACTTTGCGCGATACTTCATGA
- the LOC103496440 gene encoding amino acid transporter AVT1C-like, producing MKNSVSDRSFYIESSDDEDLEKEIDNDDGNESDSSGSSADNQNHNQPSSYTTAAWPQSYRQSIDMLGSVHSPSIGLLGTSSLARFGSSFLSSSLTRRFTPEAFSSSISKPLLPTVIDDPHKHAPPHSPLGPPLPSRRSSISIRRDDKDKPVVIDSHGLPVSRHSTFGQAVVNGINVLCGVGILSTPYAMKEGGWLGLSILMIFAVLSFYTGILLRACLDSRPGLETYPDIGQAAFGAMGRVIISIVLYVELYASCIEYVILESDNLSSLFPRAHISFGGLEINAHLLFAIATALAVLPTVYLRDLSILSYISAGGVVASIVVVLCLFWVGLVDDVGFHGNVTPLNLSSLPVALGLYGFCYSGHAVFPNIYSSMGKQSQFPAVLLTCFGICTLLYAGVAVMGYLMFGESTLSQYTLNLPQDLVASKIAVWTTVVNPFTKYALTISPVAMSLEEFIPPNHPKSHFYSILIRTGLVISTLLVGLSVPFFGLMMSLIGSLLTMLVALILPCVCYLSILRGKVTFLQRVLCCIVIAVGVVASAIGSFSAIKKIIEELSG from the exons atgaagaactcTGTTTCGGATCGTAGTTTTTACATTGAAAGCTCTGATGATGAAGATTTGGAGAAGGAAATCGATAATGACGATGGAAACGAATCCGATTCTTCGGGTTCATCGGCGGATAATCAGAATCATAACCAACCAAGTTCTTATACTACTGCCGCTTGGCCTCAAAGTTACAG GCAATCAATTGATATGTTGGGAAGTGTACATTCACCAAGCATTGGGTTATTAGGAACTTCATCATTAGCAAGATTTGGAAGCTCATTTCTTTCTTCATCGTTGACAAGAAGATTCACTCCTGAAGCCTTCTCTTCTTCCATTTCTAAACCTCTTCTTCCCACGGTAATTGACGATCCCCATAAACATGCCCCTCCTCATTCTCCTCTCGGCCCCCCACTTCCTTCCCGCCGCTCTTCCATTTCCATCCGAAGAGATGACAAAGACAAGCCCGTCGTCATTGATTCTCATGGCCTCCCCGTTTCTCGCCATAGTACCTTCGGCCAAGCTGTTGTTAATG GGATCAATGTGCTATGTGGAGTGGGAATACTGTCAACACCATATGCAATGAAAGAAGGAGGATGGTTGGGGTTATCAATATTGATGATATTTGCAGTACTTTCTTTCTACACTGGAATTCTTTTGAGAGCTTGTTTGGATAGCAGACCTGGCCTTGAAACTTACCCTGATATTGGCCAAGCTGCTTTTGGTGCCATGGGTCGTGTCATCATCTCG ATCGTATTATACGTGGAATTATAC GCTTCTTGTATTGAGTATGTAATTCTGGAGAGCGACAATTTGTCTTCATTGTTTCCCCGTGCGCACATTAGTTTTGGCGGATTGGAAATAAATGCACACCTTTTATTCGCTATAGCAACTGCGCTTGCTGTTCTTCCAACCGTTTATCTTCGAGATCTCAGTATTTTAAGTTATATCTCTG CGGGTGGAGTTGTTGCATCAATCGTGGTTGTTTTATGCTTGTTCTGGGTTGGGTTGGTAGATGATGTTGGTTTCCACGGCAATGTGACTCCACTGAACCTCTCGAGTCTCCCAGTTGCTCTGGGTCTGTACGGTTTCTGCTACTCAGGACATGCTGTATTTCCCAATATCTATAGCTCAATGGGTAAACAAAGCCAATTCCCCGCAGTCCTTTTAACATG TTTTGGTATTTGTACTTTGTTGTATGCTGGAGTCGCTGTTATGGGATACTTAATGTTTGGAGAGTCGACATTATCCCAGTACACTCTTAACCTGCCCCAGGATTTGGTTGCTTCAAAGATCGCTGTGTGGACTACG GTTGTCAACCCCTTTACCAA ATATGCATTAACAATATCTCCAGTTGCAATGAGTCTGGAGGAGTTCATACCACCAAATCATCCCAAATCTCATTTTTATTCCATCCTAATTAGAACCGGTCTTGTAATTTCTACCTTACTAGTCGGCCTTTCTGTCCCCTTTTTTG GTCTTATGATGTCATTGATTGGATCATTGCTAACAATGCTTGTG GCTTTAATACTCCCTTGTGTTTGCTACCTGAGCATCTTGAGGGGGAAGGTAACATTTTTGCAG AGAGTCCTTTGTTGCATAGTTATAGCAGTAGGAGTTGTTGCATCTGCAATTGGATCATTTTCAGCTATCAAAAAAATCATTGAGGAATTGAGCGGCTGA
- the LOC103496439 gene encoding serine/threonine-protein kinase PCRK1: MKCFYFFNNERTVETRTTTESNSILSCTSNSTSMNQDFKMFDSADLNSQNVSEMSVASSAISFAALSQRQSNLREFTFSDLKAATKNFSRSLMIGEGGFGSVYRGAIRNSEDPHKRIDIAVKQLSRRGLQGHKEWVTEVNFLGVVEHPNLVKLLGYCAEDDERGIQRLLVYEYMPNRSVQDHLSSRFNSSLPWAIRMKIAQDTARGLAYLHEGMDFQIIFRDFKSSNILLDDQWNAKLSDFGLARLGPSDGLSHVSTAIVGTIGYAAPEYLQTGRLTAKIDVWSYGVFLYELITGRRPLDRNRPKGEQKLLEWVRPHLSDLKKFELILDPRLGGKYSTKAAYKLAAVASRCLVRKAAARPKMSEVLEMVNRIVDGVNLESPLIPEKSSTSNNDFEGSKSGSLRKRIMNPFIGENGCLICLSWRPKVVRTC, encoded by the exons ATGAAgtgtttttatttcttcaacAATGAGAGAACTGTTGAGACAAGGACAACTACAGAATCGAATTCGATTCTTTCGTGTACTTCTAACTCTACGTCGATGAATCAAGATTTTAAGATGTTTGACTCAGCTGATTTAAATTCTCAAAATGTATCAGAGATGAGTGTGGCATCTTCTGCTATATCATTTGCAGCTTTGTCTCAAAGACAGAGTAATCTTAGGGAGTTCACATTCTCGGATTTGAAAGCAGCCACAAAGAATTTTAGCCGCTCGCTTATGATCGGAGAAGGAGGATTTGGTAGTGTGTATAGGGGCGCTATCCGAAACTCAGAAGATCCACATAAAAGAATAGACATTGCTGTTAAGCAATTAAGCAGAAGAGGATTGCAG GGTCACAAGGAATGGGTGACAGAGGTGAACTTTTTAGGCGTTGTCGAACATCCAAATCTTGTCAAATTACTAGGCTACTGTGCTGAGGATGATGAAAGGGGGATCCAGCGATTACTCGTATACGAATATATGCCTAACAGGAGTGTGCAAGATCACTTATCAAGCAGGTTTAACAGTTCTCTTCCGTGGGCAATAAGAATGAAAATAGCCCAGGATACAGCTCGTGGTCTGGCATATCTTCATGAAGGAATGGATTTCCAG ATAATATTTAGGGATTTCAAGTCTTCAAATATACTATTGGATGACCAATGGAATGCCAAGTTGTCTGATTTTGGATTAGCCAGGCTTGGGCCTTCGGACGGATTAAGTCACGTCTCGACAGCG ATTGTAGGAACAATTGGATATGCAGCTCCTGAATACCTTCAAACAGGAAGACTGACTGCCAAAATTGATGTATGGAGCTATGGAGTATTCCTATATGAACTGATTACCGGTAGGCGTCCCCTAGATAGGAACCGTCCTAAAGGCGAGCAAAAGCTCTTGGAATGGGTGAGACCACACCTATCTGACTTAAAGAAGTTTGAGCTCATACTCGACCCAAGACTTGGAGGTAAATACTCCACAAAAGCTGCCTATAAACTAGCTGCTGTAGCTAGCCGGTGTTTGGTTCGGAAGGCTGCGGCACGTCCCAAAATGAGTGAAGTTTTGGAGATGGTAAATCGGATTGTGGATGGGGTCAATCTTGAGAGCCCTCTGATTCCAGAAAAGAGCTCAACTTCAAACAACGATTTTGAAGGATCAAAAAGTGGATCTTTGAGAAAAAGGATTATGAATCCATTTATTGGAGAGAATGGTTGTTTGATTTGCCTATCGTGGAGACCAAAAGTTGTGAGAACTTGTTGA
- the LOC103496441 gene encoding probable protein S-acyltransferase 15 isoform X2 has protein sequence MNMKKFISIPIFSVLSLMGFVYYITVFIFIQDWTGLLTSPGLINSFIFTSLASLCLFSFAVCVLTDPGSVPSSYLPDFEESAGSGHDAKNSALQMKQCEKCNTYKPPRAHHCRVCRRCVLRMDHHCLWINNCVGYWNYKSFFVLVSYGTLASLYSTVICAVMMISLSSTLGTLLGWHVYLIIRNMTTIEYYEGIRAAWLARKSGQSYQHPFDISAYKNMTLVLGPNILKWAWPTSVGHLKDGLSFPTLRDTS, from the exons ATGAACATGAAGAAATTCATATCAATTCCCATTTTTTCTGTGTTATCCTTGATGGGTTTTGTGTATTACATTACGGTTTTCATTTTCATCCAGGATTGGACTGGTTTGCTCACCTCTCCCGGTTTAATTAACTCTTTCATTTTCACTTCCTTGGCTTCCCTTTGCCTGTTCTCTTTCGCTGTTTGTGTTCTTACCGACCCTGGTTCCGTACCTTCTTCCTATTTGCCTGATTTTGAAGAAAGCGCTGGCTCGGGTCATGATGCCAAGAATTCC GCTTTACAGATGAAGCAGTGTGAAAAGTGTAACACCTACAAGCCTCCAAGGGCCCATCATTGTCGAGTTTGCAGAAGGTGTGTTTTGAGGATG GATCATCATTGTTTGTGGATAAACAACTGTGTTGGTTATTGGAACTACAAGTCCTTTTTTGTTCTTGTCTCCTATGGGACTTTGGCAAGCTTATATTCTACG GTTATTTGTGCAGTGATGATGATCTCCTTGAGCTCGACTCTTGGAACTCTTTTGGGCTGGCATGTCTACCTCATCATTCGAAACATGACAACTATAGAG TATTACGAAGGAATACGTGCAGCATGGTTGGCTAGAAAATCTGGACAGAGCTACCAGCACCCATTCGATATCAGTGCTTATAAAAATATGACCTTG GTCTTAGGTCCAAACATTCTGAAATGGGCATGGCCTACTTCAGTCGGCCATCTAAAAGATGGACTCAGTTTCCCAACTTTGCGCGATACTTCATGA